A stretch of the Poseidonibacter parvus genome encodes the following:
- a CDS encoding pyrimidine/purine nucleoside phosphorylase, whose amino-acid sequence MAEFNNVSIAKAASVLFEGNITSRSIEFEDGSRKTLGIMLPGEYELNTVHTQIMDIQRGNLEVLLPAKEWVTYEGPTTFEVPANSKFKLRVHSLVDYCCHFVKNGI is encoded by the coding sequence ATGGCAGAATTTAATAATGTTTCTATAGCAAAAGCTGCAAGTGTTCTTTTTGAAGGTAATATCACTAGTAGAAGTATTGAATTTGAAGACGGTTCAAGAAAAACTTTAGGAATTATGTTACCTGGTGAATATGAATTAAATACGGTTCATACACAAATAATGGATATTCAAAGAGGTAATTTAGAAGTTTTATTACCTGCAAAAGAATGGGTTACATATGAAGGGCCGACAACATTCGAGGTTCCAGCAAATTCAAAATTTAAATTAAGAGTACATTCACTAGTTGATTATTGTTGTCATTTTGTAAAAAATGGAATATAA
- the recO gene encoding recombination protein RecO, with product MQGYIIDIKPVKDDDLIVTILTETSILTTYRFYGARHSNINIGYKIDFELEETRSTIPRLKDVIQLGFPWILDYEKMYCWQRFIKNFKPHLKDLEEIDAFYFYNLDNLVHIMIKQNALRAICESYLSILEYEGRLHTDYECLICENKITENISLVRGFLPVHAKCTYSRIFEIKKIKELFEEKKLINLNDEEVEYLWNIILQGL from the coding sequence ATGCAAGGTTATATTATAGATATTAAACCTGTAAAAGATGATGACTTAATAGTAACAATATTAACAGAAACATCTATTTTAACTACTTATAGATTTTATGGAGCTAGACACTCTAATATAAATATAGGCTATAAAATAGACTTTGAACTAGAAGAAACTCGCTCAACAATACCAAGATTAAAAGACGTAATTCAGCTTGGATTCCCTTGGATTTTAGATTATGAAAAAATGTATTGTTGGCAAAGATTTATAAAAAATTTTAAACCGCATTTAAAAGATTTAGAAGAAATTGATGCATTTTATTTTTATAATTTAGATAATTTAGTACATATAATGATTAAACAAAATGCACTTAGAGCAATTTGTGAATCATATCTTTCTATTTTAGAATATGAAGGACGACTTCACACTGATTATGAATGTTTAATATGTGAAAATAAAATTACAGAAAACATTTCACTAGTTAGAGGTTTTTTACCTGTACATGCAAAATGTACTTATTCAAGAATATTCGAAATAAAAAAAATAAAAGAATTATTTGAAGAAAAGAAGTTGATTAATTTAAATGATGAAGAAGTTGAGTATTTATGGAATATAATTTTACAAGGTTTATAA
- a CDS encoding HDOD domain-containing protein, giving the protein MSVNIVEKIESLPPLPKTIIEIEEFRKKYEKEAPELLEIIEKDALIISTLLKISNSAMFGFRSKVETPGRAINLLGINFTISIAIGGTVQNLLNTNLEPYGISSDDFMKASNLSSTLTSLWLSKVDFELKDELLLPTLLQEAGKFILADIITSEKKTEEFKAIIVSGAPLSEAERKTVGLTTSEITAKIFRHWKLSENLIDLIEFVDDIPKCNDAVKEKAQILDVIKTVCDISNPLSDENVAKGIEKASRYGLNVKALEQSIEKLQDRLLDE; this is encoded by the coding sequence TTGTCTGTTAATATAGTAGAAAAAATTGAGTCTTTACCTCCATTACCAAAGACAATTATAGAAATTGAAGAGTTTAGAAAAAAGTATGAAAAAGAAGCTCCTGAATTATTAGAAATAATAGAAAAAGATGCTTTAATAATCTCGACTTTATTAAAAATTTCTAACTCTGCAATGTTTGGGTTTAGATCAAAAGTCGAGACACCAGGTAGAGCAATTAATTTACTTGGAATTAATTTTACAATTTCTATTGCTATTGGTGGAACAGTACAAAACTTACTTAATACAAATTTAGAACCTTATGGAATTTCAAGTGATGATTTTATGAAAGCTTCAAATCTTTCTTCAACACTTACAAGTTTATGGTTATCAAAAGTTGATTTTGAGTTGAAAGATGAATTATTACTTCCTACTTTATTACAAGAAGCAGGGAAGTTTATATTAGCAGATATAATTACATCTGAAAAAAAGACTGAAGAGTTCAAAGCAATAATTGTTTCAGGTGCACCTTTATCAGAAGCAGAAAGAAAAACCGTTGGACTTACTACATCTGAAATTACAGCTAAAATATTTAGACATTGGAAGTTAAGTGAAAATTTAATTGATTTAATTGAGTTTGTTGATGATATTCCAAAATGTAATGATGCCGTTAAAGAAAAAGCACAAATCCTTGATGTAATCAAAACAGTTTGTGATATTTCTAATCCACTAAGTGATGAAAATGTTGCAAAAGGGATTGAAAAAGCTTCTAGATATGGCTTGAATGTTAAAGCATTAGAACAATCAATAGAAAAACTACAAGATAGATTATTAGACGAATAA